Proteins encoded within one genomic window of Deltaproteobacteria bacterium:
- a CDS encoding chemotaxis protein CheA — MSDLDFDLDTLFRTFRADAEEHLAVMEEMVLQLEAGEGGREEIDTLFRMAHSLKGDALCVNLHDLSEFAHVLEDLLEGLRDDPGRDAGEIYPLVLQGIDALREMTPGRADDLKEPTAEQKALRQRIEQLAAEIAGKAVRSNGGAAEPRGSGPAEGREAAERRKRDTLRVDVEKLDRLLNLTGEIAIERGGIRQLLEEGDVEAALQSHADLDRLFQELQEIVLEVRMVPLGPLFRQHVRTVRDLSRRSRKLARLVTEGSEVEVDTAIVQLLRDPLTHLIRNAVDHGLERAEERSAAGKDPVGTVTLRAFHQSGHILVEVTDDGAGLDAEAIVARARELGLLDEGAPAPADLSSLIFAPQLSTASEISEVSGRGVGMDVVRRNVEALRGTLSVSSHPGAGTTVRIRLPLTLLIIEGFAVQVARETYVLPLENVVECLDVPRAAQGGQERYGTIHLRGEPLPFVRLASFFEARTQGPVERESIVVVQDQGRRAGLVVDELNGEHQTVVKSLGRMFDEVPGISASTVLGTGDVALIVDIPQLIETVELEVESASRA; from the coding sequence ATGAGCGACCTGGACTTCGATCTCGACACCCTCTTCCGGACCTTCCGGGCCGACGCGGAAGAGCACCTCGCGGTGATGGAGGAGATGGTCCTCCAGCTCGAGGCCGGGGAGGGCGGGCGCGAGGAGATCGACACCCTCTTCCGCATGGCCCACAGCCTGAAGGGTGACGCCCTCTGCGTGAACCTCCACGACCTCTCCGAGTTCGCCCACGTCCTGGAGGATCTCCTCGAGGGGCTGCGCGACGATCCCGGGCGGGACGCCGGCGAGATCTACCCACTGGTGCTCCAGGGCATCGACGCCCTGCGCGAGATGACCCCGGGGCGCGCCGACGACCTGAAGGAGCCGACGGCCGAGCAGAAGGCGCTGCGTCAGCGCATCGAGCAGCTGGCGGCGGAGATCGCGGGGAAGGCGGTTCGCAGCAACGGCGGCGCGGCGGAGCCGCGGGGGTCGGGCCCCGCGGAGGGCCGCGAGGCCGCCGAGCGCCGCAAGCGAGACACCCTGCGGGTCGACGTCGAGAAGCTCGACCGGCTCCTCAACCTCACCGGTGAGATCGCGATCGAGCGGGGTGGCATCCGGCAGCTCCTCGAGGAGGGTGACGTCGAGGCCGCCTTGCAGTCCCACGCGGACCTCGATCGCCTCTTCCAGGAGCTCCAGGAGATCGTCCTCGAGGTGAGGATGGTGCCGCTCGGGCCACTCTTCCGCCAGCACGTCCGGACCGTACGGGATCTCTCCCGCCGTAGCCGGAAGCTCGCGCGCCTCGTCACCGAGGGGAGCGAGGTCGAGGTCGACACGGCCATCGTCCAGCTCCTGCGCGACCCGCTGACCCACCTGATCCGCAACGCCGTCGATCACGGACTCGAGCGGGCCGAGGAGCGCAGCGCGGCGGGCAAGGACCCGGTGGGGACGGTGACCCTGCGGGCCTTCCACCAGAGCGGCCACATCCTCGTCGAGGTCACCGATGACGGCGCCGGGCTGGACGCGGAGGCCATCGTCGCGCGAGCCCGGGAGCTCGGGCTGCTCGACGAGGGGGCGCCCGCGCCCGCCGATCTCTCCAGCCTGATCTTCGCACCTCAGCTCTCCACCGCCTCCGAGATCAGCGAGGTCTCGGGCCGGGGCGTGGGCATGGACGTGGTCCGCCGCAACGTCGAGGCCCTCCGGGGCACGCTCTCGGTGAGCAGCCACCCGGGCGCGGGGACCACCGTGCGGATCCGGCTCCCGCTGACCCTGCTCATCATCGAGGGCTTCGCCGTCCAGGTGGCGCGAGAGACCTACGTCCTGCCCCTGGAGAACGTGGTGGAGTGCCTCGATGTTCCCCGCGCCGCGCAGGGAGGACAGGAGCGCTACGGGACCATCCACCTGCGGGGCGAGCCCCTGCCCTTCGTTCGCCTCGCCTCCTTCTTCGAGGCCCGCACGCAGGGGCCGGTGGAGCGGGAGAGCATCGTGGTCGTCCAGGATCAGGGCCGGCGGGCCGGCCTGGTGGTGGACGAGCTCAACGGAGAGCACCAGACGGTCGTGAAGTCCCTGGGCCGGATGTTCGACGAGGTGCCGGGGATCTCGGCCTCGACGGTGCTCGGGACCGGAGACGTCGCCCTCATCGTCGACATCCCCCAGCTCATCGAGACCGTCGAGCTGGAGGTCGAGAGCGCCTCGCGCGCCTGA
- a CDS encoding chemotaxis protein CheW, which produces MTLEERLDEHPQYLTFEMLGETYALGILRVREIIEYSRITRVPRMPAFVRGVINLRGHVVPVLDLATKFGLEAAPVTSDTCIVILEVAAEDGKQIIGIVTDAVDEVIDLAPERIEPPPTFGTRIDTRFIVGMGVMEESFLLIIDIEQILSDDDLAAVVVAAESGDEALVASQEARP; this is translated from the coding sequence ATGACCCTGGAAGAGAGACTGGACGAGCACCCGCAGTACCTGACCTTCGAGATGCTGGGGGAGACCTACGCCCTGGGCATCCTGCGGGTGCGGGAGATCATCGAGTACAGCCGGATCACCCGGGTGCCCCGGATGCCGGCCTTCGTCCGCGGGGTGATCAACCTGCGCGGCCACGTGGTGCCGGTGCTGGATCTGGCCACGAAGTTCGGGCTGGAGGCCGCGCCGGTCACCTCCGACACCTGCATCGTGATCCTCGAGGTCGCGGCGGAGGACGGGAAGCAGATCATCGGGATCGTCACCGACGCGGTGGACGAGGTCATCGACCTCGCCCCGGAGCGGATCGAGCCCCCCCCGACCTTCGGGACCCGGATCGACACCCGCTTCATCGTCGGGATGGGCGTGATGGAGGAGTCGTTCCTCCTGATCATCGACATCGAGCAGATCCTCTCCGACGACGACCTCGCAGCGGTCGTGGTCGCCGCGGAGAGCGGGGACGAGGCGCTGGTGGCCTCCCAGGAGGCCCGCCCCTAG
- a CDS encoding methyl-accepting chemotaxis protein, translating to MSWKDMRIGGKLAVGFGSLLVLIAVAGFVGWRGIENMGDALFVVGDREAPVHHVANEMKLSVMHARDATAEYQSNSTVVALANAEELPELERKYREAMESYEHYASMILNGGRLEEGTVVHKTEHAELAEAIREAVRINEESFVPAADELVAAGKALITADVAKEAAMKGLEEAFAVVTREAHDLERVYLSEEGADAAADLQGALAMQVAEQVQTEIAHSRIYAEEYAQVRNAREFEELDREMAETRLEFDAATTLLLDGGEVAGRKLEATAARRGREAVRSLQRSFTDFDKQLGKLIEAHRVALAQTERSRKAMERLDAAGDEVDAVLDRVERLAEEAMSTAKADGATSKTSSVTVLVVVVFLSLLTGLLLGLVIARGITNPLARSIGFAQAIAEGDLSQDLDLDRGDEVGMLGQALQKMSESLRSIVSDVQAAADNVSSAAQQLGASSEEMSQGASEQAASAEEVSSSMEEMAGNIRQNTENALQTDRIASKAADDAGSGGSAVAETVAAMNEIAQKITIIEEIARQTNLLALNAAIEAARAGEHGKGFAVVAAEVRKLAERSKLAAAEISELSGGSVEVAGKAGEMLERIVPDIQRTAELVQDIRAASREQSTGAEQINRAIQQLDQVIQQNAGAAEEMASTAEELSSQASQMQSTIGFFHLGRHQQTRNGHRRGESRGHHPELTSFLARLGHAEDEEPRESRNGSNGHGHGNGNGVHLDLGMVAGDEQDAEFERYAD from the coding sequence ATGAGCTGGAAGGACATGCGGATCGGAGGAAAGCTGGCGGTCGGTTTCGGGAGCCTGCTGGTCCTGATCGCGGTGGCGGGCTTCGTCGGATGGCGCGGCATCGAGAACATGGGCGACGCCCTCTTCGTGGTGGGTGACCGGGAGGCGCCGGTCCACCACGTGGCCAACGAGATGAAGCTCTCGGTGATGCACGCCCGGGACGCCACCGCCGAGTACCAGAGCAACTCGACCGTCGTCGCCCTGGCCAACGCCGAGGAGCTGCCCGAGCTCGAGCGCAAGTACCGGGAGGCGATGGAGAGCTACGAGCACTACGCCTCCATGATCCTCAACGGCGGCCGCCTCGAGGAGGGGACGGTGGTCCACAAGACCGAGCACGCCGAGCTGGCCGAGGCCATCCGCGAGGCCGTGCGGATCAACGAGGAGTCCTTCGTGCCCGCCGCGGACGAGCTGGTGGCGGCCGGCAAGGCCCTGATCACGGCGGACGTCGCCAAGGAGGCGGCCATGAAGGGTCTCGAGGAGGCCTTCGCGGTCGTCACCCGGGAGGCCCACGACCTCGAGCGGGTCTACCTCTCGGAGGAGGGCGCCGACGCGGCGGCGGATCTGCAGGGGGCGCTGGCGATGCAGGTCGCCGAGCAGGTGCAGACCGAGATCGCCCACTCCCGGATCTACGCCGAGGAGTACGCCCAGGTTCGCAACGCGCGGGAGTTCGAGGAGCTCGACCGGGAGATGGCGGAGACCCGCCTGGAGTTCGACGCCGCGACCACCCTGCTCCTGGACGGAGGAGAGGTGGCGGGGCGGAAGCTCGAGGCCACCGCGGCCCGCCGCGGGAGGGAGGCCGTCCGCTCCCTCCAGCGCTCCTTCACGGACTTCGACAAGCAGCTCGGCAAGCTGATCGAGGCCCACCGGGTGGCGCTGGCCCAGACCGAGCGCTCCCGCAAGGCCATGGAGCGGCTGGACGCCGCGGGCGACGAGGTCGACGCCGTCCTCGACCGGGTGGAGCGCCTGGCCGAGGAGGCCATGTCCACGGCCAAGGCCGATGGCGCCACCTCCAAGACCAGCTCGGTGACCGTGCTGGTGGTCGTGGTCTTCCTCTCCCTCCTCACCGGCCTCTTGCTGGGGCTGGTCATCGCCCGGGGCATCACCAACCCCCTGGCCCGGAGCATCGGCTTCGCCCAGGCCATCGCCGAGGGTGACCTCTCCCAGGACCTCGATCTCGATCGCGGGGACGAGGTGGGGATGCTCGGGCAGGCCCTCCAGAAGATGTCCGAGTCGCTGCGCAGCATCGTCAGCGACGTGCAGGCCGCCGCCGACAACGTCTCCTCGGCGGCCCAGCAGCTCGGCGCCTCCTCCGAGGAGATGTCCCAGGGGGCCTCCGAGCAGGCCGCCTCCGCGGAGGAGGTCTCCTCCTCGATGGAGGAGATGGCGGGCAACATCCGGCAGAACACCGAGAACGCCCTGCAGACCGACCGCATCGCCAGCAAGGCGGCTGACGACGCCGGCTCCGGCGGGAGCGCCGTGGCCGAGACCGTCGCGGCGATGAACGAGATCGCCCAGAAGATCACCATCATCGAGGAGATCGCCCGGCAGACGAACCTCCTGGCCCTCAACGCCGCCATCGAGGCGGCGCGGGCCGGCGAGCACGGCAAGGGCTTCGCGGTGGTGGCGGCCGAGGTGCGAAAGCTCGCCGAGCGCAGCAAGCTGGCGGCGGCGGAGATCTCCGAGCTCTCCGGCGGCAGCGTCGAGGTCGCGGGGAAGGCGGGCGAGATGCTCGAGCGCATCGTCCCCGACATCCAGCGCACCGCGGAGCTGGTCCAGGACATCCGCGCGGCCAGCCGGGAGCAGAGCACCGGCGCCGAGCAGATCAACCGGGCCATCCAGCAGCTCGATCAGGTGATCCAGCAGAACGCCGGCGCCGCCGAGGAGATGGCCTCCACCGCGGAGGAGCTCTCCAGCCAGGCGAGCCAGATGCAGAGCACCATCGGCTTCTTCCACCTGGGCCGCCACCAGCAGACCCGCAACGGCCACCGGCGCGGCGAGTCTCGCGGGCACCACCCGGAGCTGACCTCCTTCCTGGCCCGCCTGGGCCACGCCGAGGATGAGGAGCCCCGGGAGTCCCGGAACGGAAGCAACGGCCACGGCCACGGCAACGGCAACGGCGTGCACCTCGACCTGGGGATGGTCGCCGGTGACGAGCAGGACGCCGAGTTCGAGCGCTACGCCGACTAG
- a CDS encoding protein-glutamate O-methyltransferase encodes MLATPTHESALRESDYRRLRDLLHERFGLHLPPTKKVLLQARIQKRLRRLKMGSFAEYCEHLFSPEGLEEELPRLVDVVTTHKTEFFRESGHFEWMVETLLPELSQSVGRIGPLKIWSAGCSTGEEVYSLAMLLSEWRRKVPDFDFEIIGSDVAADTLEKARQGIYRQDRIVGLSDALRRRYFMRSKDRRQPLVRVVPELRSKCRFELHNLIEEREAPLAEADLIFCRNVMIYFDRPTRQRVVEGLVSHLAPWGTLFVGHAETLGGIDVPLLPVAAATYRHRAHLQAPGR; translated from the coding sequence ATGTTGGCCACGCCCACCCACGAGAGCGCCCTGCGGGAGTCGGACTACCGGCGCCTGCGGGACCTCCTCCACGAGCGCTTCGGTCTGCACCTGCCCCCCACCAAGAAGGTCCTCCTCCAGGCCAGGATCCAGAAGCGGCTGCGGCGGCTGAAGATGGGCTCCTTCGCCGAGTACTGTGAGCACCTCTTCTCCCCCGAGGGCCTGGAGGAGGAGCTCCCGCGCCTGGTGGACGTCGTCACGACCCACAAGACCGAGTTCTTCCGGGAGTCGGGCCACTTCGAGTGGATGGTCGAGACGCTGCTGCCCGAGCTCTCGCAGAGCGTGGGCCGGATCGGGCCGCTGAAGATCTGGAGCGCGGGCTGCTCCACCGGGGAGGAGGTCTACTCCCTAGCCATGCTCCTCTCGGAGTGGCGCCGGAAGGTCCCCGACTTCGACTTCGAGATCATCGGCTCGGACGTCGCCGCGGACACCCTGGAGAAGGCCCGCCAGGGCATCTACCGGCAGGATCGGATCGTCGGCCTCTCGGACGCCCTGCGCCGGCGCTACTTCATGCGCAGCAAGGACCGCCGGCAGCCGCTGGTCCGGGTGGTGCCCGAGCTGCGATCGAAGTGCCGCTTCGAGCTCCACAACCTCATCGAGGAGCGCGAGGCGCCGCTGGCCGAGGCGGACCTCATCTTCTGCCGCAACGTGATGATCTACTTCGATCGGCCCACCCGGCAGCGGGTGGTCGAGGGGCTGGTGAGCCACCTGGCCCCCTGGGGCACCCTCTTCGTGGGCCACGCCGAGACCCTCGGAGGCATCGACGTCCCCCTCCTCCCGGTGGCGGCCGCCACCTA